A region of Cataglyphis hispanica isolate Lineage 1 chromosome 8, ULB_Chis1_1.0, whole genome shotgun sequence DNA encodes the following proteins:
- the LOC126851769 gene encoding host cell factor 1 isoform X2, whose translation MAAPMLKWKRIANPTGPQPRPRHGHRAVAIKDLMVVFGGGNEGIVDELHVYNTATNQWFVPSTKGDIPPGCAAYGFVVDGTRILVFGGMVEYGKYSNELYELQASRWEWKRLKPKPPKHEPPPCPRLGHSFTLIGNRVFLFGGLANDSDDPKNNIPRYLNDLYTLELLPNGQTAWDVPQTHGHAPPPRESHTGVAYTDRTTGKSCLVIYGGMSGCRLGDLWFLDVDSMTWNKPVVHGPTPLPRSLHTATLIGHRMYVFGGWVPLVVDDVKVATHEKEWKCTSTLACLNLETLTWEQLTVDSLEENVPRARAGHCAVGVHSRLYVWSGRDGYRKAWNNQVRVCCKDLWYLEVSKPAPPSRVQLVRASTQTLEVSWTASPSAQYYILQIQKYDMPPAATGTFPPVSAPAPVAPIVSTTPAAAVTTPVMAATPATVPVTSPPVTTVAALPPTIPSAAAAARSTVTSTVTTPLRVQSTAQSPVQKVVSPQVVQKPASPMTPRVVTSNVIRIRSPLTSTVATAIPTAVAVATTEQQQQNTVTATTTVASGQTPAAAMSGIAALAAAAAATPKITMNNVPIIPQAGAVTTTNTIRMKNVQPSQQIRFAAPGATVLRTTSPQQSKQIILQKPGQNISGQQIVHLLKTGQGMVTTVPKVSLIPGKTVQATGAKPLNQGPTILRLVNPNTVAGSKILTTMKASSLVAMSKGQNITGKQTIMITKPGGNGGLVGRPNQIIVVTTGSGLRAVQAVTTSQAGTGQGGNITTPVNVLPLSATNHVTNQQGVKMIVVSSGAMGGGTAGKPITITVPGQGGVPKTVTIATKGSPQAIFNPGKSQIVAVPQMQKTPEAVISGKPVTLQMSGGIGAKTVTLMPTSSSIVTTSSASDSIDTGKMLFVSSQKQPSASLASTSDGPATTDAAIAALAAEAGLIDPVPEPSGGLSFMVAADDGAGDGGQMEDSCNGNEATTAAALVSQMDAGEPMQVDGDGNFVLPQVDGPIDALLSEDEEKMDLDEEPAPSESATESTNIDESAAVTEQDVNIQPENVQTEESTVNEEAATTEATTDLPESIIPSTTSEIPEEVPDNPPVDEVPIETSADDAEQPSEKEADIKPLIDEAKMTKPDSPLIQSPVEVPSEQTTLEDIANPTVTKTDETQQEESSQAKDKELESHSAEDEKPSAVENLSIEDTSHLSKDEIQETEKKVKEETEPEIDLPGENSLIKSEDANESMITDDATLTAAVNITPTTTPVITPSIQLKLEPTTDEPMEQDKSPDLPISSINGVALPLEKETESVAKVHTPVKVEVKDELASSKRENLKQDKLNDSRSETGDDSTALTTLATAALGSAESPIKVKSEQSEEEKKEAEWYDVGVIKGTSFTVQHYYLPGDEPLDITQPLTMDVFKGRAKVALEPGTAYKFRVAAVNTCGQSAWSEVAAFKTCLPGFPGAPSAIKISKSADGAQISWEPPPSNVGPILEYSVYLAVRSTALNNDGEPKTVVSNPNQLAFIRVYCGSSNSCSVNNSALNAAHVDTTTKPAIIFRIAARNDKGYGPATQVRWLQDPTTAVKSNPQAKRPGTDLRSQVTSPQKKMKMETAGDNFS comes from the exons ATGGCGGCACCCATGCTAAAGTGGAAGCGGATCGCGAATCCGACCGGGCCCCAGCCGAGACCGAGGCATGGACACCGGGCGGTCGCCATTAAGGATCTCATGGTGGTGTTCGGCGGCGGTAACGAGGGCATCGTCGACGAGCTACACGTATACAACACGG CAACAAACCAATGGTTCGTGCCGTCCACAAAGGGAGATATCCCGCCAGGATGCGCGGCGTACGGCTTCGTCGTCGATGGCACGCGTATCCTGGTCTTTGGCGGAATGGTGGAGTACGGCAAGTACTCCAACGAGCTATACGAACTTCAAGCGAGTCGATGGGAATGGAAACGCTTAAAGCCGAAGCCGCCTAAACATGAGCCACCGCCTTGTCCGCGTTTGGGACACAGTTTCACTCTTATCGGCAACAGGGTCTTCCTCTTCGGCGGTCTCGCGAACGACAGCGACGATCCAAAAAACAATATACCGAGATATCTGAACGATCTGTACACCCTCGAGCTCCTTCCCAATGGCCAAACGGCCTGGGATGTGCCGCAGACGCACGGGCACGCGCCACCACCCAGAGAATCTCACACAGGAGTCGCATACACGGATCGTACGACGGGTAAATCTTGTCTGGTGATTTACGGCGGTATGAGCGGCTGTCGTCTGGGCGATTTGTGGTTTCTCGATGTCGATTCGATGACCTGGAATAAACCGGTGGTTCACGGACCCACTCCTCTGCCGCGATCATTACATACTGCCACTTTGATCGGTCATCGCATGTACGTGTTCGGGGGATGGGTGCCATTAGTCGTCGACGACGTTAAAGTCGCGACGCACGAGAAAGAGTGGAAATGCACAAGCACGCTAGCATGCTTGAATCTAG aaactCTTACATGGGAACAATTAACAGTCGATTCTCTGGAGGAAAATGTTCCGCGCGCTCGCGCTGGTCACTGTGCGGTTGGTGTGCACAGTAGACTCTACGTGTGGTCTGGTAGGGACGGCTATCGTAAAGCTTGGAACAACCAGGTTAGG GTTTGCTGCAAGGATCTATGGTATCTCGAGGTCAGTAAACCGGCGCCGCCTTCCAGAGTTCAACTGGTTAGGGCTTCCACGCAAACGTTGGAAGTCAGCTGGACAGCGAGCCCGTCCGCGCAATATTATATCCTTCAGATACAGAAGTACGACATGCCGCCGGCGGCGACCGGAACTTTCCCACCTGTGAGCGCACCGGCGCCTGTAGCACCCATCGTCAGCACCACCCCCGCAGCGGCGGTGACGACTCCCGTGATGGCGGCAACCCCCGCGACTGTACCCGTTACGTCTCCGCCTGTGACCACGGTCGCTGCTCTTCCTCCGACTATCCCAtccgccgccgctgccgccaGATCAACTGTCACATCGACGGTGACGACTCCGTTGCGAGTCCAATCGACTGCGCAAAGTCCCGTACAAAAGGTGGTGTCACCACAAGTGGTGCAAAAGCCGGCGAGCCCCATGACTCCGAGGGTCGTGACCAGTAATGTCATACGTATTCGCTCTCCCCTTACATCCACAGTCGCAACAGCAATACCGACGGCGGTAGCCGTAGCCACTACCGAGCAACAACAGCAAAACACTGTGACCGCGACTACAACTGTGGCGTCCGGCCAAACACCCGCCGCCGCAATGTCTGGCATCGCCGCTCTGGCCGCAGCGGCAGCCGCCACTCCAAAAATCACCATGAACAATGTCCCCATTATACCACAGGCCGGTGCCGTGACTACGACCAATACCATCAGAATGAAGAATGTTCAACCGAGTCAGCAGATACGCTTTGCTGCGCCAGGTGCTACAGTATTGCGTACCACTTCGCCGCAACAAAGCAAACAGATCATACTGCAGAAGCCCGGCCAGAACATATCTGGTCAGCAGATAGTGCATCTTCTCAAGACCGGACAGGGTATGGTGACCACGGTGCCCAAAGTGAGCCTTATTCCCGGCAAGACTGTTCAAGCGACTGGCGCGAAACCTCTCAATCAAGGACCGACAATATTGCGACTGGTAAATCCTAATACGGTGGCAGGATCAAAGATTCTGACGACCATGAAGGCATCCAGCCTAGTAGCGATGAGCAAAGGACAGAATATTACGGGCAAGCAAACTATAATGATTACCAAACCAGGAGGCAATGGCGGATTGGTTGGTAGACCTAATCAAATCATTGTCGTTACTACCGGTTCGGGTCTTAGAGCTGTGCAAGCTGTGACGACATCACAAGCTGGTACGGGACAAGGGGGTAACATTACTACTCCTGTCAACGTCTTACCGTTGTCGGCTACGAATCACGTCACAAATCAGCAAGGCGTCAAAATGATCGTTGTTTCTTCGGGAGCGATGGGCGGTGGAACTGCCGGCAAGCCAATCACTATCACAGTCCCAGGACAGGGCGGTGTACCAAAGACAGTGACTATCGCTACGAAAGGCAGTCCGCAAGCCATCTTCAATCCCGGCAAGAGTCAAATCGTTGCCGTGCCACAAATGCAAAAAACTCCC gAAGCAGTGATCTCTGGAAAACCAGTGACCTTGCAAATGTCGGGAGGCATAGGTGCAAAGACGGTGACGCTTATGCCAACAAGTAGTTCTATAGTAACTACTTCGAGTGCATCAGATTCGATAGACACCGGTAAAATGCTCTTTGTTTCTTCGCAAAAACAACCTTCAGCTTCCTTAG caTCTACGTCTGACGGGCCAGCTACTACAGACGCTGCGATAGCCGCGTTAGCAGCAGAGGCAGGTCTGATAGATCCCGTTCCGGAACCATCTGGTGGCTTGTCATTTATGGTAGCTGCGGATGATGGTGCTGGAGACGGAGGACAGATGGAGGACAGTTGTAACGGTAACGAAGCAACCACAGCGGCCGCTTTAGTTTCGCAGATGGATGCGGGCGAACCGATGCAAGTCGACGGCGATGGAAACTTTGTACTTCCACAAGTTGACGGACCGATCGATGCTCTCTTATCGGAAGACGAGGAGAAGATGGATCTAGACGAAGAACCTGCTCCTTCGGAAAGCGCGACCGAATCGACTAATATTGACGAGTCAGCAGCGGTCACGGAACAAGACGTTAATATTCAGCCTGAGAATGTCCAAACGGAAGAATCTACAGTAAATGAAGAAGCCGCCACGACCGAAGCAACAACTGACCTTCCAGAATCGATTATTCCTTCCACCACCAGCGAAATTCCCGAGGAAGTTCCTGATAATCCTCCAGTCGATGAAGTACCTATCGAAACTAGCGCTGATGATGCGGAACAGCCGAGTGAAAAGGAAGCAGATATTAAACCGTTAATTGACGAAGCGAAAATGACGAAACCTGATTCACCTTTGATACAATCGCCCGTGGAAGTTCCATCCGAACAGACGACTTTGGAGGACATCGCAAATCCGACGGTGACAAAAACGGACGAAACCCAACAAGAAGAGAGTAGCCAAGCAAAAGATAAAGAGCTCGAATCGCATTCTGCTGAAGATGAAAAGCCCTCGGCGGTTGAGAATCTATCTATCGAAGATACATCGCATCTTTCCAAAGATGAAATTCAAGAAACTGAGAAGAAAGTGAAGGAAGAGACGGAACCGGAAATCGATCTTCCGGGCGAGAATTCTCTCATAAAATCGGAAGATGCCAATGAATCGATGATCACTGACGATGCAACATTGACTGCTGCAGTTAATATAACGCCGACAACGACTCCCGTCATTACGCCGAGTATACAATTGAAACTGGAACCAACAACGGACGAACCTATGGAACAAGACAAGTCACCCGATCTACCAATATCGTCGATCAACGGTGTCGCCTTACCTCTCGAAAAGGAAACAGAAAGCGTAGCAAAAGTACACACTCCTGTGAAAGTGGAGGTGAAAGACGAACTCGCGTCttcgaagagagaaaatttgaagCAAGATAAGCTCAATGATTCTAGATCGGAAACTGGAGACGACTCGACGGCTTTGACGACGTTGGCTACTGCTGCTTTGGGATCAGCCGAGTCACCGATAAAAGTTAAAAGCGAACAG AGCgaggaggagaagaaagagGCAGAATGGTATGACGTGGGAGTAATAAAAGGAACCAGCTTCACGGTCCAGCATTATTACCTTCCTGGCGATGAGCCTTTAGATATTACGCAACCCTTGACGATGGATGTTTTTAAAGGAAGAGCTAAAGTAGCATTAGAACCTGGAACTGCCTACAAATTCAGAGTTGCCGCTGTGAATACTTGCGGACAAAGTGCCTGGAGCGAG GTAGCAGCATTCAAGACGTGTCTTCCGGGCTTTCCGGGCGCACCGAgcgctataaaaatatcaaagtccGCAGACGGCGCACAAATCTCTTGGGAACCGCCGCCAAGCAATGTCGGTCCCATCCTCGAATATTCCGTCTACCTGGCAGTGCGGAGCACCGCGTTGAACAATGACGGGGAACCGAAAACAGTCGTGTCGAATCCAAATCAGTTAGCCTTTATTAGAGTTTATTGCGGTTCGAGTAATTCCTGTTCGGTGAACAATAGTGCCCTTAATGCCGCTCACGTGGACACCACTACGAAACCGGCCATAATCTTTAGAATAGCAGCACGAAACGACAAGGGTTATGGACCGGCGACTCAAGTCAGGTGGCTGCAAG ATCCAACCACAGCTGTGAAAAGTAATCCGCAAGCGAAGAGACCCGGCACGGACCTACGCTCGCAGGTGACCTCTCCGCAGAAGAAGATGAAGATGGAAACAGCCGGTGATAATTTCTCGTGA
- the LOC126851769 gene encoding host cell factor 1 isoform X1, translating to MAAPMLKWKRIANPTGPQPRPRHGHRAVAIKDLMVVFGGGNEGIVDELHVYNTATNQWFVPSTKGDIPPGCAAYGFVVDGTRILVFGGMVEYGKYSNELYELQASRWEWKRLKPKPPKHEPPPCPRLGHSFTLIGNRVFLFGGLANDSDDPKNNIPRYLNDLYTLELLPNGQTAWDVPQTHGHAPPPRESHTGVAYTDRTTGKSCLVIYGGMSGCRLGDLWFLDVDSMTWNKPVVHGPTPLPRSLHTATLIGHRMYVFGGWVPLVVDDVKVATHEKEWKCTSTLACLNLETLTWEQLTVDSLEENVPRARAGHCAVGVHSRLYVWSGRDGYRKAWNNQVRVCCKDLWYLEVSKPAPPSRVQLVRASTQTLEVSWTASPSAQYYILQIQKYDMPPAATGTFPPVSAPAPVAPIVSTTPAAAVTTPVMAATPATVPVTSPPVTTVAALPPTIPSAAAAARSTVTSTVTTPLRVQSTAQSPVQKVVSPQVVQKPASPMTPRVVTSNVIRIRSPLTSTVATAIPTAVAVATTEQQQQNTVTATTTVASGQTPAAAMSGIAALAAAAAATPKITMNNVPIIPQAGAVTTTNTIRMKNVQPSQQIRFAAPGATVLRTTSPQQSKQIILQKPGQNISGQQIVHLLKTGQGMVTTVPKVSLIPGKTVQATGAKPLNQGPTILRLVNPNTVAGSKILTTMKASSLVAMSKGQNITGKQTIMITKPGGNGGLVGRPNQIIVVTTGSGLRAVQAVTTSQAGTGQGGNITTPVNVLPLSATNHVTNQQGVKMIVVSSGAMGGGTAGKPITITVPGQGGVPKTVTIATKGSPQAIFNPGKSQIVAVPQMQKTPEAVISGKPVTLQMSGGIGAKTVTLMPTSSSIVTTSSASDSIDTGKMLFVSSQKQPSASLASTSDGPATTDAAIAALAAEAGLIDPVPEPSGGLSFMVAADDGAGDGGQMEDSCNGNEATTAAALVSQMDAGEPMQVDGDGNFVLPQVDGPIDALLSEDEEKMDLDEEPAPSESATESTNIDESAAVTEQDVNIQPENVQTEESTVNEEAATTEATTDLPESIIPSTTSEIPEEVPDNPPVDEVPIETSADDAEQPSEKEADIKPLIDEAKMTKPDSPLIQSPVEVPSEQTTLEDIANPTVTKTDETQQEESSQAKDKELESHSAEDEKPSAVENLSIEDTSHLSKDEIQETEKKVKEETEPEIDLPGENSLIKSEDANESMITDDATLTAAVNITPTTTPVITPSIQLKLEPTTDEPMEQDKSPDLPISSINGVALPLEKETESVAKVHTPVKVEVKDELASSKRENLKQDKLNDSRSETGDDSTALTTLATAALGSAESPIKVKSEQSEEEKKEAEWYDVGVIKGTSFTVQHYYLPGDEPLDITQPLTMDVFKGRAKVALEPGTAYKFRVAAVNTCGQSAWSEVAAFKTCLPGFPGAPSAIKISKSADGAQISWEPPPSNVGPILEYSVYLAVRSTALNNDGEPKTVVSNPNQLAFIRVYCGSSNSCSVNNSALNAAHVDTTTKPAIIFRIAARNDKGYGPATQVRWLQADPTTAVKSNPQAKRPGTDLRSQVTSPQKKMKMETAGDNFS from the exons ATGGCGGCACCCATGCTAAAGTGGAAGCGGATCGCGAATCCGACCGGGCCCCAGCCGAGACCGAGGCATGGACACCGGGCGGTCGCCATTAAGGATCTCATGGTGGTGTTCGGCGGCGGTAACGAGGGCATCGTCGACGAGCTACACGTATACAACACGG CAACAAACCAATGGTTCGTGCCGTCCACAAAGGGAGATATCCCGCCAGGATGCGCGGCGTACGGCTTCGTCGTCGATGGCACGCGTATCCTGGTCTTTGGCGGAATGGTGGAGTACGGCAAGTACTCCAACGAGCTATACGAACTTCAAGCGAGTCGATGGGAATGGAAACGCTTAAAGCCGAAGCCGCCTAAACATGAGCCACCGCCTTGTCCGCGTTTGGGACACAGTTTCACTCTTATCGGCAACAGGGTCTTCCTCTTCGGCGGTCTCGCGAACGACAGCGACGATCCAAAAAACAATATACCGAGATATCTGAACGATCTGTACACCCTCGAGCTCCTTCCCAATGGCCAAACGGCCTGGGATGTGCCGCAGACGCACGGGCACGCGCCACCACCCAGAGAATCTCACACAGGAGTCGCATACACGGATCGTACGACGGGTAAATCTTGTCTGGTGATTTACGGCGGTATGAGCGGCTGTCGTCTGGGCGATTTGTGGTTTCTCGATGTCGATTCGATGACCTGGAATAAACCGGTGGTTCACGGACCCACTCCTCTGCCGCGATCATTACATACTGCCACTTTGATCGGTCATCGCATGTACGTGTTCGGGGGATGGGTGCCATTAGTCGTCGACGACGTTAAAGTCGCGACGCACGAGAAAGAGTGGAAATGCACAAGCACGCTAGCATGCTTGAATCTAG aaactCTTACATGGGAACAATTAACAGTCGATTCTCTGGAGGAAAATGTTCCGCGCGCTCGCGCTGGTCACTGTGCGGTTGGTGTGCACAGTAGACTCTACGTGTGGTCTGGTAGGGACGGCTATCGTAAAGCTTGGAACAACCAGGTTAGG GTTTGCTGCAAGGATCTATGGTATCTCGAGGTCAGTAAACCGGCGCCGCCTTCCAGAGTTCAACTGGTTAGGGCTTCCACGCAAACGTTGGAAGTCAGCTGGACAGCGAGCCCGTCCGCGCAATATTATATCCTTCAGATACAGAAGTACGACATGCCGCCGGCGGCGACCGGAACTTTCCCACCTGTGAGCGCACCGGCGCCTGTAGCACCCATCGTCAGCACCACCCCCGCAGCGGCGGTGACGACTCCCGTGATGGCGGCAACCCCCGCGACTGTACCCGTTACGTCTCCGCCTGTGACCACGGTCGCTGCTCTTCCTCCGACTATCCCAtccgccgccgctgccgccaGATCAACTGTCACATCGACGGTGACGACTCCGTTGCGAGTCCAATCGACTGCGCAAAGTCCCGTACAAAAGGTGGTGTCACCACAAGTGGTGCAAAAGCCGGCGAGCCCCATGACTCCGAGGGTCGTGACCAGTAATGTCATACGTATTCGCTCTCCCCTTACATCCACAGTCGCAACAGCAATACCGACGGCGGTAGCCGTAGCCACTACCGAGCAACAACAGCAAAACACTGTGACCGCGACTACAACTGTGGCGTCCGGCCAAACACCCGCCGCCGCAATGTCTGGCATCGCCGCTCTGGCCGCAGCGGCAGCCGCCACTCCAAAAATCACCATGAACAATGTCCCCATTATACCACAGGCCGGTGCCGTGACTACGACCAATACCATCAGAATGAAGAATGTTCAACCGAGTCAGCAGATACGCTTTGCTGCGCCAGGTGCTACAGTATTGCGTACCACTTCGCCGCAACAAAGCAAACAGATCATACTGCAGAAGCCCGGCCAGAACATATCTGGTCAGCAGATAGTGCATCTTCTCAAGACCGGACAGGGTATGGTGACCACGGTGCCCAAAGTGAGCCTTATTCCCGGCAAGACTGTTCAAGCGACTGGCGCGAAACCTCTCAATCAAGGACCGACAATATTGCGACTGGTAAATCCTAATACGGTGGCAGGATCAAAGATTCTGACGACCATGAAGGCATCCAGCCTAGTAGCGATGAGCAAAGGACAGAATATTACGGGCAAGCAAACTATAATGATTACCAAACCAGGAGGCAATGGCGGATTGGTTGGTAGACCTAATCAAATCATTGTCGTTACTACCGGTTCGGGTCTTAGAGCTGTGCAAGCTGTGACGACATCACAAGCTGGTACGGGACAAGGGGGTAACATTACTACTCCTGTCAACGTCTTACCGTTGTCGGCTACGAATCACGTCACAAATCAGCAAGGCGTCAAAATGATCGTTGTTTCTTCGGGAGCGATGGGCGGTGGAACTGCCGGCAAGCCAATCACTATCACAGTCCCAGGACAGGGCGGTGTACCAAAGACAGTGACTATCGCTACGAAAGGCAGTCCGCAAGCCATCTTCAATCCCGGCAAGAGTCAAATCGTTGCCGTGCCACAAATGCAAAAAACTCCC gAAGCAGTGATCTCTGGAAAACCAGTGACCTTGCAAATGTCGGGAGGCATAGGTGCAAAGACGGTGACGCTTATGCCAACAAGTAGTTCTATAGTAACTACTTCGAGTGCATCAGATTCGATAGACACCGGTAAAATGCTCTTTGTTTCTTCGCAAAAACAACCTTCAGCTTCCTTAG caTCTACGTCTGACGGGCCAGCTACTACAGACGCTGCGATAGCCGCGTTAGCAGCAGAGGCAGGTCTGATAGATCCCGTTCCGGAACCATCTGGTGGCTTGTCATTTATGGTAGCTGCGGATGATGGTGCTGGAGACGGAGGACAGATGGAGGACAGTTGTAACGGTAACGAAGCAACCACAGCGGCCGCTTTAGTTTCGCAGATGGATGCGGGCGAACCGATGCAAGTCGACGGCGATGGAAACTTTGTACTTCCACAAGTTGACGGACCGATCGATGCTCTCTTATCGGAAGACGAGGAGAAGATGGATCTAGACGAAGAACCTGCTCCTTCGGAAAGCGCGACCGAATCGACTAATATTGACGAGTCAGCAGCGGTCACGGAACAAGACGTTAATATTCAGCCTGAGAATGTCCAAACGGAAGAATCTACAGTAAATGAAGAAGCCGCCACGACCGAAGCAACAACTGACCTTCCAGAATCGATTATTCCTTCCACCACCAGCGAAATTCCCGAGGAAGTTCCTGATAATCCTCCAGTCGATGAAGTACCTATCGAAACTAGCGCTGATGATGCGGAACAGCCGAGTGAAAAGGAAGCAGATATTAAACCGTTAATTGACGAAGCGAAAATGACGAAACCTGATTCACCTTTGATACAATCGCCCGTGGAAGTTCCATCCGAACAGACGACTTTGGAGGACATCGCAAATCCGACGGTGACAAAAACGGACGAAACCCAACAAGAAGAGAGTAGCCAAGCAAAAGATAAAGAGCTCGAATCGCATTCTGCTGAAGATGAAAAGCCCTCGGCGGTTGAGAATCTATCTATCGAAGATACATCGCATCTTTCCAAAGATGAAATTCAAGAAACTGAGAAGAAAGTGAAGGAAGAGACGGAACCGGAAATCGATCTTCCGGGCGAGAATTCTCTCATAAAATCGGAAGATGCCAATGAATCGATGATCACTGACGATGCAACATTGACTGCTGCAGTTAATATAACGCCGACAACGACTCCCGTCATTACGCCGAGTATACAATTGAAACTGGAACCAACAACGGACGAACCTATGGAACAAGACAAGTCACCCGATCTACCAATATCGTCGATCAACGGTGTCGCCTTACCTCTCGAAAAGGAAACAGAAAGCGTAGCAAAAGTACACACTCCTGTGAAAGTGGAGGTGAAAGACGAACTCGCGTCttcgaagagagaaaatttgaagCAAGATAAGCTCAATGATTCTAGATCGGAAACTGGAGACGACTCGACGGCTTTGACGACGTTGGCTACTGCTGCTTTGGGATCAGCCGAGTCACCGATAAAAGTTAAAAGCGAACAG AGCgaggaggagaagaaagagGCAGAATGGTATGACGTGGGAGTAATAAAAGGAACCAGCTTCACGGTCCAGCATTATTACCTTCCTGGCGATGAGCCTTTAGATATTACGCAACCCTTGACGATGGATGTTTTTAAAGGAAGAGCTAAAGTAGCATTAGAACCTGGAACTGCCTACAAATTCAGAGTTGCCGCTGTGAATACTTGCGGACAAAGTGCCTGGAGCGAG GTAGCAGCATTCAAGACGTGTCTTCCGGGCTTTCCGGGCGCACCGAgcgctataaaaatatcaaagtccGCAGACGGCGCACAAATCTCTTGGGAACCGCCGCCAAGCAATGTCGGTCCCATCCTCGAATATTCCGTCTACCTGGCAGTGCGGAGCACCGCGTTGAACAATGACGGGGAACCGAAAACAGTCGTGTCGAATCCAAATCAGTTAGCCTTTATTAGAGTTTATTGCGGTTCGAGTAATTCCTGTTCGGTGAACAATAGTGCCCTTAATGCCGCTCACGTGGACACCACTACGAAACCGGCCATAATCTTTAGAATAGCAGCACGAAACGACAAGGGTTATGGACCGGCGACTCAAGTCAGGTGGCTGCAAG cAGATCCAACCACAGCTGTGAAAAGTAATCCGCAAGCGAAGAGACCCGGCACGGACCTACGCTCGCAGGTGACCTCTCCGCAGAAGAAGATGAAGATGGAAACAGCCGGTGATAATTTCTCGTGA